In Ammospiza caudacuta isolate bAmmCau1 chromosome Z, bAmmCau1.pri, whole genome shotgun sequence, the genomic stretch ctatttatatagAAAAAGCTataataaaacctttttttttctagtttgtCTGGGTGGGTGTGAAATGGAGGTtgagctggagcacagggaacTGTTTGAGGTGGCAGGTTCTGGTTCATGGCCCCTCCCAGGTTCAAGGTCAGAAGGAGGGAGACAAAGAGTGTGACTTACGTTcacttttttgtttctctggaGTGCCAGTGTAATCCTTTGCTCAAAAGCTGCAAAGATATTCAGTTTCTGTCACTTTTTCTATCCTGGCTGTTTTCCTGGTGTCGTGGggtgacagcctttatcccaatgtcgtgtgttgtgtctggcagctgtgccttttctctcttccccgccccggccatcttgctgcggcggggaagagaggagggagtgtGACCAGGCACtttggcttttggcttttggctgcttggcttggcttggctagctgcttgcttgcttgctttctgctttttgtgctgttttttttcttttctcttgttccctctttcttacccttccctgaagatactggaccggctccggacctgacctgGACGTCCAGGACACCTGGAGCCTGCGAGAGAAGCTCAGCGCCCTTCACAacacagtctgttttcttttcttttcttgtgttggggagtgttcttttgttacttgtaaataaataggtttgttttccactttgctcctccgagaaattccttcctgaactcggtgttgggggaggggtggttggaggtttgttttgttttggggggctcccttttggagatttcccctaatttgtcctaaaccaggacacctgggcagggagagtTCTTCATGGAGAGCAGTGAAAATGGGCTCACAGCTGTGGCTTCCCAGCCCTCGGGGAGATCCTTTAGTGTGGTTCCTCGGTCACTGCTGGTGATCAGCCTCACGGAGCTGATTACTGGGTAAGGCTCTGGGAGTGGAGAGGGCTCGTGAGAAACGGGATCACCACCAAACTGGTGCGTGAAACGAGAGCATGGAACGTCACAGGACATCATCTCTGGGCTGTCAGACAGTAACCTGGGTTTGTTATGTCCTCGTGGGATGTGTGAATCTCCTGGCATGCCTCAAAGCACCGCTTCTCACCCCTGTCAGCAGCGGCACAAACACCCTGTGTTCATTGCTGCTGGGGGAGTTGCAGGCTCCAAGgaaccagcagggctggctgaggctggaaggggcttCTGGAGGTCTCTGtgtccagcccctctccctgcccagctctgtccaGGTGCCTTTGCAGAGCCTCTGGTTACAGGAACTCCACAAATCCACAGTGAAGCAGTTTGCCAACATTCAGAGGGTGCCTCCTTTGCCCCTGTGTGCTCGTGGCCTCTggcctgtccctgggcaccttccctgcagcagcccttcTCCCCTGAGGGGAATGTGGGAGTGCTAGACCTGGTGATAGCAGGCACTCGTTAGTGTGGTCTCGGCTTTAGCAGTGTTTTGTGGCTAAAGAAAGAGATGCATAGGTCAGTGTAGCAGGCTCCATGGAATTGGCTAGGGCTCTGTGGAGGGCTGAGACTTAACAGTAGGAATTGCTGAGTCAGGATGAAATATCAAAATAAGCTCCTGTCTCCCGCCTCTCGGACCCCAGCTTATCTCTGTAACCCCATTAGGTCACTTTGCCCCTAACCCCTACTATTGGACAAGTTTGGATCCCCTTACACCCTACAAAAAGGGGCTGTTTTAGACCATTCGGGAGAAGAAGAGCCGTCACAGACCCTTCAATAAAACCAGCGCTGTGGAACCACCAGGActatttcttcttctcctctctCATCTGCCTTTCCCTCCAGCCCACAGGTGCCTTAGCAAGCAGGAGCTGATAATCACTAAAGAGCTGAAATCCACCGGGCTTGCTAAGGTAGCCGTGGCTACGAGGGGCCTGGGCATTGGGGCACTCTTGTGGCACTCTGTCCCCAGGAGGGACGGAGCTCTCCGGGTAGGACTGCCTCGCTCTGGGGCAGGGGACCGCAGCTCTGTGTGCATTACAGCCACAGACAAGTTGGGCCTTCCAGGCTCAGTGCCCCTGGTTCCCTCACTGTCCCTTGCAGCAGTGATGCCCCAGCCCCTTCAGCATCCTCCTGGGCTGCCCAGTGTGTGCATGCcacagacaacttttatgaaaaatcccttcctcagggtttttccttctgagaagctgagaggcctcaggaacaaaatgtaaacattgattatctgctgctgtggaatgcaacaggtgcatctgtgattggtctcatgtggtagtttctaattaatggccaatcacagtcagctgactcggactctctgtccgagacacaaacctttgtgatgattctttcctattctattctaagCTTAGCTAGCCtcctgatgaaatcctttcttccatccttttagtatagtttcaatgtaatatataccataaaataataaatcagccttctgaaacgtggagtcagatcccggtctctcccctcatcctcagaccctgTGAACGCCGTCACGTGTGCGTGCCTGGAACTGAGAGCACAGAGCCGGGCAcggctgcccaggctgggcaggcaggagacGAGCTCAGTTCTAACTCTGcgggacagacacacggacgGTGTCCGTCCCTGACCCTCCCTGACAAACAGGGACAGTCgctgacacagcagctgcaacacgagcagctcccaggtgctgcagctccaggatgaGGGGCTTGTCCAGCCCGGGGCATCCAGGCCTGCCGGGGGTCCTGCCAGAGcacattccctgtgctgctgctgccttttcctaACCTGGGAATGAAACCTGGGACAATTTCACTAACAAGGTaatgtgaccatgttcacagggtCTCAGcatgaggggagagatgaggatctgactccatgcttcagaaggctgatttattactttattatatatattacattagaactatactaaaagaacagaagaaaaggtttcatcagaaggctggctaagaatagaaaaagaaggaatgataacaaaggcttgtggctcagacagagtctgagccagctgactgtgattggccattaattagaaacaaccacacgagaccaatcccagatgcacctgttgcatcccacagcagcagataaccattgtttgcattttgctcctgaggcctcccagcttctcaggaggaaaaatcctaaggaaaggatttgtcataaaagatgtctgcgacagaggTAAtataaaagggattttttatttGGAAGCATTCATGGGCAGTTGTGGAAAGATGTCCAAAAAAGCCCACTCACGTAGGATGAGTACAGTTTGTCTAAGTTTAGCAAATCGGTATAATTGACAATAAAGCACCAGTTAGGAGGACAAGTGGTGATGCAACTCCCCACCCCCAGGTCCAGCCCCTTCTCTGGAGCCCTCCCTTGGCACTGGTGTGCTTTGTCCATGACATTATCTCCAAGAGCTGCTCTCAACCTTGGGAGCCAGGAAAGAGCCAAGAAAGCACAGGGGCCCTGCACCCCAGGGATTGGAGATCTGgaatttttcttgttgtttagGGAAAGGCCACGGAAAATTACTGGGAAAACTGGTCACTAATACAATAGGCTACAGAGCTACAAATGTATGTGTGAAGAATACAGAGAACatagaaaaaaagacaaaatccaAATGGCATCACTATGTGCGcgatctccagctgctcacagtgactTTGAGAAATGTTAGAAAGTCTctgttcccagcccagcacttgaAGAAgcagtcagagctcttcatttcttggtctcaaggttgttaATTGTTCCTtgtctataaaattctttctcctgccctgcccaggtccctccagcaggacagtcagaggcactctgcctgccccagggcagtgttacctttttatactaaaaaccaCATGTGCAATATTTACAGTTACTgcccaatacccatcacctgcGTTAGACAGggagcttctactctaaaccaatcccaaagtgccaacatcacccagaagatggaggccaagaagaagaaggagaaaggctggacctgcccagatccctccatcttgtccctgaacccccattctaaaaaccccaaaatctgtttttcaccctgtgataaattcactatcattctgcctaaactgttgtggctcGCTGgtcttcatataaggttggtaatttgctccacgggtcataatcaaacccagaggggcattttgggctctgtgagtgccagggtctctgagccccctggcagggtctgggctgctcgggacagacagagggatgtcctggctcCTGACACATCTGCACCTCTGGAGGTGAGGACAAGGTCGCAGAGCCACAGAAGCACCGAGCAGGGAAAACAGCTGCCAGGTCATcgagcccagcctgcagccaaaGGTCGGGCTGGCCTTGtcagccaggacacagcagagTGCCACAGGCAGTGTGTCCCCAaacacccagggacagccactCCAGCACCTCTCTGTACAGCCCACTCCAAAGTCTCATCACCCTGAGACAAAACTCTTCCTGACAgccaacctgaacctccccagTGCTGGAATTCAGGAcacccctctggctgccctgggggctcagggaccctGGCTCAGAGCCCAAGACACCTGTGactttgattatgacccatggaaaaaattaccaaccttacaTGAGGATCAGCAAGCCACCAAAGTCTAAGTAGAATAATAACCAGTTTGTCACGGgatgaaaaatagattttggggtttttagaatgggggttcagggacaagatggagggatctgggcatgtccagcctttctccttcttcttcttggcctccatcttctgggtgatgttggcactttgggattggtttagagtagcaGCTCcctgtctaacacaggtgatgggtattgggcAGTAACTGTAAATATTgcacacgtagtttttagtataaaaagataacactgccctggggcaggcagagtgcctctgactgtcctgctggagggacctgggcagggcaggagaaagaattttacagATAAGGAACAATtaacaaccttgagaccaagaaatgaagagctctgactgcTTCTTTGAGCACCGGGCTGGGAACAGAGACTTTGTGACACATCtcggggtcactgtgagcagcagaagtccccagaccccagcacagctttgagactgtgtcctctcccccagcacaggagggcaAAGCCTCACCAGGGCTCACAGGCCGTGCAAACCCACGCTGGATtcatgccagggcagggcacagctgacCAGGGCTGCCCACACACGGACTCTGGCCCTGTCACCCGCTCAGGGCCAGCAAGGccacctgagctgctctgggctttcTGCCCTCTCAGGACAGTCAGGACTGCATCGCTTGCCAGGGGCTTTGGCACAAACAAGCCCATCTGCAGGAGGACACGGGGCTCCTGGGGAAAGGACCATCCGGGAGACGTTGTGCCTGACAACGctctctgctgccccagcacacaAGGCCATACCTGTAAACACCACTGTAacgccctgcagggccctgcagcGCCTCTCCAGAGCTCCGGTAACTGCCTGGGTGACATGAGGAGAGGCTTCAAACGCATGGGGCCACACATCATTTAACAAGTCATTAAGAGAATCTTCACAGCTGAACCCATAAACACCAAGGGACATGTGCTGCACCACAGCACCGGCTGTTTGTCTGCGTACAAGATCCCTGCAAAGAGAGCAAAGGGTATTAATGAATGAGACTTAAAAGCAACATAATTGGACAATACTTCTTCTCCTTGGGCAAGGACCCGTTCTGTACCCAGCAGGAGAGggaccaggcagcagcagcagcagcacggccgAGCCCAGCCCCTATTCCCAAGCGCACACAGATGAGACAGAGCACAAACTCTCCAGAGGAGAAACCCATTCTGATTTAGGGGAAATGTACATCTTTGGGTCTGTGGCTGGAAAACACAGCTATGTAGCCTGACTGCAAAAGCCTAGGCTCAGGGAAACTGCTTCAGTGAAGGACAGAGAGAAGGGGGGAGACAGAGGGtgacagagagagacagagactgctgtgagagcaggccAGCCTGACCTAGGAATTCTTCCTGATACAGAAGAACCAGCAGCGAATGTCACTGAAATTTGTAAAATGAGTATGCATtaacctattgtgaaactgtacGCAGATGTATTTGAGAGGAGGATAAAAAGGGACCTGGAGTTCCCAGAGGTATGCGTGTCTTTTAAGGAAAGCAATCTCCACATGCGTCCGGCGCTGTAATCATAAACATACcagctttacaactttcacaaagTTGTGGAGCTTTTGGCTCTCTCCACAAAACACAGACGCGCTGCCCAGTCCCGATGGGCAATGAATGCGGGCCGTACAGTCTGTTACCGAACCGGTAACGCCAACTCGCCTCCGCGCCAGCACAGACAGCCCCGCCCGTCCGCACGGACCCAGCTCTCCGGAACCGGCTAGGGCCCGCCGGGGAGCACCTGGGGCCGCACAAGGGGCAcagagcccggcccggccccgtgCGGAGCCGGCCCGGTCGGGATCGGGGGAGCTCCGGAAGGGCAAAGACTGACCGTGCGGAGCGGAGCTCTCCCGGTCCCGTACAGAGCTCTCCGGGAGCTGAGCCCCGCCAGCCCCGTGCGGAGCGGAGCTCTCCCGGTCCCGTACAGAGCTCTCCGGGAGCTGAGCCCCGCCAGCCCCGTGCGGAGCGGAGCCGTCCGGACCCGtccctccctcagctccctcaggctGTTCCCGCccgcctccgccccgcccccgGGGGCGTGGCTGCAGATCACCGCAGTCTGATTGGCGGACGCACGTGGAGGGGCGCGGCCTGTGTCGGGGTGGTTGACACCGCCGGGTCCTCGCGCCgtccgccggccccgccccgtgCGGTAGCGTGGTAGCGTCACACGGCGGCGCGGTGACGTCAGAGAGCGGCGCGAGGCCGCGCCGTGCCGGGCGCTGGTGGCGCCGCGATCGCGGTAACGGTGCGGGCCCCGTGCGGGCCCCGTGCGGGCCCGGTGCGTTCGCCGTGCGCTCCtctccgctccgctccgctccgccccTCTCCGCTCCGCCATGGCAGCGCCGCCCGCAGGTGCGTCCCGTCCCGCCGCGGCCGCGCAGGCGCCGGGGCAGCGGCAGCCGCGGTTCGCTGGGCCCGGCCgggccgcagccgccgccgagCTGACCTTGGGCCCCGGTGGCGGCGCTGGAGGGCGGCGGTGCGGGCAGCGCGCGGTGCCggggggcgggagcggggccggcagGTGCGCGGGGCTGCGGCCCGGAGCGGGAGGCCCCGTCGGGACGCTGCTCCTGCACCGGAGCGCGAGGGCTGCCCCGGGGACGGAGACGCTGCCGGCGTCAGAGGCGGCGGGAGCCTCGGAGAACAAACGGCTCTCCCGTTCTTTACCAtccttcctctgccttcctccccccgcccttttcttccctcccttttctcctccctgtttctcccagctcctttgtgtctctctgtcctttccttttctttcccccttcctttctcccctcctcTTTTCGGTAGCTCCTCGTGCCGGGCAGGTGCTCCCCAAGCACCCCTGAGATCCTGGGATCCCCTGCCGGTGCTGGGGAGCATTTGGGGCTCaggagcacccccagccccacacggCTGTCACGGACCTCACTGCGATCGAGGGTGGGATGTGGGCAcctgcagaaacattttttcataaCTGTTAAGTAAATAATCCCATTCTTCTCTCAAACAGGGCTTGCCAGGTAGAGATCCCTGCGGTCCTCCTTCAGACTGTCTGGccaagctgctgcctctgtccGCATCCTTGAGGACCCCAGCTGAATTCCACCTGTGACCCTCCTCAGCAGAGCGAGGACGTCGAGCCCGGGGGCTGATGCAGAGGAGGCTGCGTGGCAGTGAGCTGGGACTGATTGAATCTCTGCCCTGTGCCGGTGGGGTCACACCTGTGTGGCACCTGTGCCTCCCTGCGGGCGGTGGTGAACCCGAGTTAGCTGGTGTTTTCTGCCACAGGGAGAGGCAGAGTGTAAGGATCGGGCTTTGTGATGCCGCTGTACACGTTTGATGTAGCTTTGGTGTTTCATAGGTTTTTTGGCAGCCTCTCTTTTGTTCACGCAGTGTTCTGTTAGCGCGAGGGCCAGCCTTTCGCTGTTGGAGTTGGTGATTCCAGGGGGATTTGTTTCTGTTTAGGTTTGGAGCAGCGCAGAAGGGAAGCAGCGCTGCTCCCTGAGCATGGCCCAGCCGCTGCCAGCGCCggctgcttgctgctgctgcccgcgGGCGCCGGGGCGCCGCTGCGCGCTGCGGGGCTGATGCGGTAGCGGCGGGGCTGCTCTCACGGGCTCTTGGTGGCTCGGAGCGGCGGCGCCATGGCGCTGGCGGCCCCCGAGGAGGCGGTGTGCTCCTCGGGCAAGCACTACGTGTGCGGGCTGTGCGCGGCCTTCACCAACATCGCGGTGACGTTCCCCATCCAGAAGGTGCTGTTCCGGCAGCAGCTGTACGGGCTGCGCGCCCGCGAGGCCGTGCGCCAGCTGCGCCGCGACGGGCTGCGCACGCTGTACCGCGGCATCCTGCCGCCGCTGCTGCAGAAAACCACCACGCTGGCGCTCATGTTCGGCCTCTACGAGGATTTCTCGGCGCTGCTGCTGAGCCACGCCCGCGCCCCCGAGCTGCTGACgcgcagcgcggccgccgcgcTGGCCGGCACCACCGAGGCCGTGCTGACGCCCTTCGAGCGCGTGCAGACGCTGCTGCAGGACTACAAGCACCACGACAAGTTCACAAACACTTTCCAGGCTTTCAGGGTGCTGAGGGCCTACGGGGTGCGGGAGTACTACCGGGGATTGGTGCCCATCCTGCTGCGGAACGGGCCCAGCAACGTGCTCTTCTTCGGGCTGCGTGGGCCCATCAAGCAGAGTCTGCCCGAGGCCACCTCGTACAGCTCTCACCTGGTCAACGACTTCATCTGCGGGGGGCTGCTGGGCGCCCTGCTGGGCTTCCTCTTCTTCCCTGTGAACGTGGTAAAGACTCGCATGCAAGCTCAGATCGGTGGCGAGTTCCAGTCCTTCTCCAAGGTGTTGGCGAAGATCTGGCTGGAGCGCGACAGGAAGGTGATCCACCTGTTCCGAGGAGCCCACCTGAACTACCACCGCTCTGTGCTGTCCTGGGGGATCATCAACGCCACCTACGAgttcctgctgaagctgctgtgaCCCGTCCTGCTCGAGGGGCACCAGCGCTCATTGTCCCAGGGagcagtgcctgtgcctgtgccaggtaATTCCTCCCAGCCTTCCGTATTTATGGGGTGAATGGTGATGCATTTAAACCTTGGTGCAATTATGACGAACTTCTTAAAGTATTCCTTTGCTGGCAGGTGAGTTTACCCATAACAGAGCTACCAGACAAACACAAGGTGTAAAAGAGGAAAGAATAGTCTGTATCACTCCCAAAATTGCGCTGTGCTCTGTGGTGGGATGCACTCCACTGCCCATGTTTAGAACATGAGAATCAAGGAGGAgctgaagaaaaacaattcCATTGCCTGATCATCTTCCCAGTCTCGATTTTGGAACtgcattttcagatgttttGGGGTCCTCATTACTTTGTGTGAAGCTCAGAGGACGGATACAGAAGGGGATGGCTGAagtgcagagctcccagctgcaCCTCAGCCCGCTGCAGCCGCTGCAGGGTGCAGCCTGTGGTGACCACGTCCTCCAGCCGTGGCACTGAACGTGTGACCTCAGCCAGGCtggatctgtgtgtgtgtgtgtgtgtttgtacgTGTGCCTTCCTGTCAAAAGGGAAAAGTGGAAGGAATGGGACAGCAAACTCACTAAAGCTTTAAAGTGTCCTTCCTCGTTAAAAAACATGGAgtttgttctgctttttctgaggactttttattttttaattgctgctttttctgttgcctccagctgcaggagcagggaggtgtccctgtgtgtaaggacactccagctcctgcagctgctcaagcACTTCACAGGCTTTTTGCACTGCCACATCTTGTCTTTTCTCAGCTCCCTCTGTGGAGTTAGCGGTCACTTGGTGTTTGTACCCAAAACTCGGGGATCTGCCTGCTTGGCGTGTTCTGTTAAAGGTTCTGCCACACAGGAGTGGCACAGGCAAGGTGTGAGAGTCCTGGGTGACCTGCTTCACTGGAGGTCTGCAGGTAGAGTGGAGACAAAAAGCCAAAGATGACCTTGGAAGCAGGGAGCAGGAAAGGTGGAGTGCTTGGAGACATGTTTCAGGACTTCTGTTGGCAAACATTGAAAGGGACTGACAGAAATCTGTGTCTTACAGAAGCAGGAGTTCAGAGAGAGGAGACTTGAGGCTTTAGATACAGGGACAGAAGAGCGAGCACAACCCTGAGCTAGATGAGGGTCCCAGCAAAAGTGTTTGAGTCTCCCTGAGGGCTTCCTCTTCACTTAAACTCTACATTCACATATAAACCAAAACACTTTGGATGATGGGGAGCAGCAAAGCTTTCAGACACTGCTTTGAATTTAGTCTTTTCTTAAGTCTTGGAGGGGCTATTGCTTTTCTGAATTTGAGTTTTCCATTTGCTAAAACTGTCTTCCAGAATCAATCCTAATCAGCATGTTGTAATCATACAGTCCTGAGCTTCAGACAGTGTGGGTGGGCACAAGCGCGAGTTCCTGCATCCCAGTGGTGATTATCCATCtaaataaaatgtttactgGATGTTTGTTACTGGCAGAATCTGATTTTTACCAGTGTACCTTCTTTTTGTAATCACTCCTTGatggaataaaaacaaaatctgcATCCTGTTTCTCTGTGGAAGATGTTATGTGCTCCTGTAATGTCAGGGAAGCCAAAGTGTTGAGGTTGAGAAATAG encodes the following:
- the SLC25A51 gene encoding mitochondrial nicotinamide adenine dinucleotide transporter SLC25A51, with translation MALAAPEEAVCSSGKHYVCGLCAAFTNIAVTFPIQKVLFRQQLYGLRAREAVRQLRRDGLRTLYRGILPPLLQKTTTLALMFGLYEDFSALLLSHARAPELLTRSAAAALAGTTEAVLTPFERVQTLLQDYKHHDKFTNTFQAFRVLRAYGVREYYRGLVPILLRNGPSNVLFFGLRGPIKQSLPEATSYSSHLVNDFICGGLLGALLGFLFFPVNVVKTRMQAQIGGEFQSFSKVLAKIWLERDRKVIHLFRGAHLNYHRSVLSWGIINATYEFLLKLL